A genomic region of Labrys wisconsinensis contains the following coding sequences:
- a CDS encoding class I fructose-bisphosphate aldolase — MALANRYSTNYRMNRVFREDRAALIVPIDHGLVWGRVPSLEAPVAVMRRFMSEDITGFMVSTGIVKQSEVDMAKAPALARVLAIDAFWPTSAPATGTGTLVASVEDAVRLGVDCVKLLLPWNVDDAEKVLYCNRIGSVVSEASKWHMPVMVEPVFLAAPRTPEIIEAELEVARIGYDLGADIIKITFPGPDATAKLCAELDIPVVVAGGPLSGDSASTLRDVQDAIAAGAQGVVVGRKVWQRPAEEAAHVIAEMASITRKHYSRRW; from the coding sequence ATGGCCTTGGCTAACCGTTATTCGACCAATTACCGCATGAACCGCGTCTTCCGCGAGGACCGCGCCGCGCTGATCGTGCCGATCGACCATGGGCTGGTCTGGGGCCGCGTGCCCTCGCTCGAGGCGCCGGTCGCCGTCATGCGCCGTTTCATGAGCGAGGACATCACCGGCTTCATGGTCTCGACCGGCATCGTCAAGCAGTCCGAGGTCGACATGGCGAAGGCGCCGGCGCTGGCGCGCGTGCTCGCCATCGATGCGTTCTGGCCGACCAGCGCCCCGGCCACGGGCACCGGCACGCTGGTCGCCAGCGTCGAGGACGCCGTCCGGCTCGGCGTCGACTGCGTCAAGCTGCTGCTGCCGTGGAACGTCGACGACGCGGAGAAGGTGCTCTACTGCAACCGCATCGGCAGCGTCGTCTCCGAAGCCTCGAAATGGCACATGCCGGTCATGGTCGAGCCGGTCTTCCTGGCGGCGCCGCGCACGCCCGAGATCATCGAGGCGGAGCTGGAGGTCGCCCGCATCGGCTACGACCTCGGCGCCGACATCATCAAGATCACCTTCCCCGGGCCGGATGCGACGGCCAAGCTCTGCGCCGAGCTCGACATTCCCGTGGTCGTCGCCGGCGGTCCGCTCAGCGGCGACAGCGCCTCCACCCTGCGCGACGTGCAGGATGCGATCGCGGCCGGGGCCCAGGGCGTCGTCGTCGGCCGCAAGGTCTGGCAGCGCCCGGCCGAGGAAGCCGCGCACGTGATCGCCGAGATGGCGAGCATCACGCGCAAGCACTATTCGCGGCGCTGGTAG
- a CDS encoding ABC transporter substrate-binding protein encodes MRHIAVAGLLIAASLSTAMAAEGKLVLYTSQPNTDAQQTVDAFKAKNPGVEVDWVRDGTPKVMAKLRAEIEAGAPQPDVLLISDVVTMEGLKKEGRLMAYPGADVSAFDAQLMDKDKAYFSTKLITTGIVYNAKAPFKPTSWADLEKPEARGLVTMPSPLTSGAAMIHTVTLTQNLPQGWDYYAALARNGAQAAGGNGDVLKAVSGGDKLFGMIVDYMPIREKAKGAPVEFVFPAEGVSAVTEPVAILSTARNPEAAKAFVDFLLSEDGQKLAAKMGYIPARRDVALPPGYPERDTIKVLPFDAAGALANDAANKGKFSDVMAQ; translated from the coding sequence ATGCGCCACATCGCCGTCGCCGGCCTGCTCATCGCCGCCAGCCTGTCCACCGCCATGGCCGCGGAAGGCAAGCTCGTGCTCTACACCAGCCAGCCCAACACCGACGCCCAGCAGACCGTCGACGCCTTCAAGGCGAAGAACCCGGGCGTCGAGGTCGACTGGGTGCGCGACGGCACGCCCAAGGTGATGGCCAAGCTCCGGGCCGAGATCGAGGCCGGCGCGCCGCAGCCCGACGTGCTCCTGATCTCCGACGTCGTCACCATGGAGGGCCTCAAGAAGGAAGGCCGCCTGATGGCCTATCCCGGCGCCGACGTCTCGGCCTTCGATGCCCAGCTGATGGACAAGGACAAGGCCTATTTCTCCACCAAGCTGATCACGACGGGCATCGTCTACAACGCCAAGGCCCCGTTCAAGCCGACGAGCTGGGCGGACCTGGAGAAGCCCGAAGCCCGCGGCCTCGTCACCATGCCGAGCCCGCTGACCTCGGGCGCGGCGATGATCCACACGGTGACGCTGACGCAGAACCTGCCGCAGGGCTGGGACTATTATGCCGCGCTCGCCAGGAACGGCGCCCAGGCCGCCGGCGGCAACGGCGACGTGCTCAAGGCGGTGAGCGGCGGCGACAAGCTCTTCGGCATGATCGTCGACTACATGCCGATCCGCGAGAAGGCCAAGGGCGCCCCGGTCGAGTTCGTGTTCCCGGCCGAGGGCGTCTCGGCGGTGACCGAGCCGGTCGCCATCCTCTCCACCGCCAGGAATCCCGAGGCGGCCAAGGCCTTCGTCGACTTCCTGCTCTCCGAGGACGGGCAGAAGCTGGCGGCGAAGATGGGCTATATCCCCGCCCGCCGCGACGTCGCCCTGCCGCCGGGCTATCCCGAGCGCGACACGATCAAGGTGCTGCCCTTCGATGCGGCCGGCGCGCTTGCCAACGATGCCGCCAACAAGGGAAAGTTCTCGGACGTGATGGCGCAGTAG
- a CDS encoding ABC transporter ATP-binding protein, which translates to MAIIELDRLSKAFGGVNAVRSLDLTTEDGEFVVLVGPSGCGKTTTMRMIAGLEGASGGAIRIDGQDVTDMGPTDRDVAMVFQNYALYPHLTVYENMAFCLRVRRWSKARIDEQVHRTAKALGIDELLQRKPAALSGGQRQRVALGRAIVREPRVFLMDEPLSNLDAKLRIEMRAEIVKLCRRLKVTTFYVTHDQLEALTMGHRIVVMQGGVAQQIDTPQKIYDEPANRFVAGFIGSPPMNFLDAGRTEGGATLQGPGFRLRAGPRVTAALREQAGPVVAGIRPEHLRPAEGPDGAAEGPDGAAGSITGRIEIVEPLGSQVMIQIATDSGLVTAQFERRDGLAVGNPITLAQTPDMLHVFDATSGRSVLAS; encoded by the coding sequence GTGGCCATCATTGAACTCGATCGCCTGTCGAAGGCCTTCGGCGGCGTCAATGCCGTCCGATCGCTGGACCTGACCACGGAGGACGGCGAATTCGTGGTGCTCGTCGGCCCCTCGGGCTGCGGCAAGACCACCACCATGCGGATGATCGCCGGGCTGGAGGGCGCCAGCGGCGGCGCCATCCGCATCGACGGGCAGGACGTCACCGACATGGGTCCGACCGATCGCGACGTCGCGATGGTGTTCCAGAACTATGCGCTCTATCCGCACCTCACCGTGTACGAGAACATGGCCTTCTGCCTGCGCGTGCGGCGCTGGAGCAAGGCTCGGATCGACGAGCAGGTGCACCGCACGGCGAAAGCCCTCGGCATCGACGAGCTGCTGCAGCGCAAGCCTGCCGCCCTGTCGGGCGGCCAGCGCCAGCGCGTCGCGCTCGGCCGCGCCATCGTGCGCGAGCCGCGCGTGTTCCTGATGGACGAGCCCCTGTCGAACCTCGACGCCAAGCTCCGGATCGAGATGCGGGCCGAGATCGTCAAGCTGTGCCGGCGCCTGAAGGTCACGACCTTCTACGTCACCCACGACCAGCTCGAAGCCCTGACCATGGGGCACCGCATCGTGGTGATGCAGGGCGGCGTGGCCCAGCAGATCGACACGCCGCAGAAGATCTACGACGAGCCGGCGAACCGTTTCGTCGCCGGCTTCATCGGCTCGCCGCCGATGAACTTCCTCGACGCCGGCCGGACGGAGGGCGGCGCGACGCTGCAGGGTCCCGGCTTCCGGCTGCGGGCCGGGCCGCGGGTGACGGCGGCGCTGCGCGAGCAGGCCGGCCCCGTCGTCGCGGGCATCCGGCCCGAGCACCTGCGCCCGGCCGAAGGACCGGACGGCGCGGCCGAAGGACCGGACGGCGCGGCCGGCTCGATCACCGGCCGGATCGAGATCGTCGAGCCGCTGGGGTCCCAGGTGATGATCCAGATCGCCACCGACAGCGGCCTGGTGACGGCCCAGTTCGAGCGTCGCGACGGCCTCGCCGTCGGCAATCCGATCACGCTTGCCCAGACGCCCGACATGCTGCACGTCTTCGATGCCACGAGCGGGCGGTCCGTCCTGGCATCCTGA
- a CDS encoding FGGY family carbohydrate kinase encodes MAGLVCGIDIGSTNLKVVIVDEAGRAVHSRAVPTPRRPDGAGVATDAAELVALLEAMVIQGWREAGAGRPLLAIASAGVGEDGIGVGPDLAPTGFALPWFDARAAAEAGRLRRSPAATARAGIAIAADRTAAKWSWLRRHRPGDLADARYWIALTDFPSVWWSGRPFMSATLAPRTACYDVYGRQWIEPLLAAAGAPPLPPLLEAGAIVAGVRKGPLRDSGAASAETLIIAGGHDHPIAAGTIRRLAPTARVDSMGTANLVYGEAPVPTLPRLDPFLALSLPPSGAPGVACLGVMELSAALEPARRDPALFREVLAARRLPGHPPESMADGAPDAVVAVRRALERASLLARRLLAALDEAGAPAGPIHATGGWARSTGFLELRASIFGCPIHAVEEPELTALGAAFLAATAATGVAPRLEDTRRVRIVEPVAAWCAPYDRLFPAIRRELDAAVLRSDMPGFPSPEPAQRSARGHH; translated from the coding sequence ATGGCCGGCCTGGTCTGCGGCATCGATATCGGCAGCACCAACCTCAAGGTGGTGATCGTCGACGAAGCGGGACGCGCGGTGCACAGCCGCGCCGTGCCGACGCCGCGCCGGCCGGACGGCGCCGGCGTCGCAACGGACGCGGCCGAGCTCGTCGCGCTCCTGGAAGCGATGGTGATCCAGGGCTGGCGGGAGGCCGGTGCCGGCCGGCCGCTGCTGGCGATCGCATCCGCGGGGGTGGGCGAGGACGGGATCGGGGTCGGCCCCGACCTCGCGCCCACCGGCTTCGCCCTGCCCTGGTTCGATGCGCGGGCGGCCGCCGAGGCAGGCCGGCTGCGGCGATCGCCGGCTGCCACCGCCCGCGCCGGCATCGCCATCGCGGCCGATCGCACGGCAGCGAAATGGTCGTGGCTCCGGCGCCATCGGCCCGGCGATCTCGCCGATGCGCGATATTGGATCGCCCTGACCGACTTCCCCTCGGTCTGGTGGTCCGGCCGCCCCTTCATGAGCGCGACGCTGGCGCCGCGGACCGCGTGCTACGACGTCTACGGCCGGCAATGGATCGAGCCCCTGCTCGCCGCCGCCGGCGCGCCGCCGCTGCCGCCCCTGCTCGAAGCCGGTGCGATCGTCGCCGGCGTGCGGAAGGGACCGCTGCGCGACAGCGGAGCCGCCTCGGCCGAGACCCTGATCATCGCCGGCGGCCACGACCATCCCATTGCCGCCGGCACGATCCGGCGGCTCGCCCCGACGGCACGCGTCGATTCGATGGGAACCGCGAACCTGGTCTATGGCGAGGCGCCGGTGCCGACGCTGCCTCGCCTCGACCCGTTCCTCGCCCTGTCGCTGCCGCCGTCCGGCGCGCCCGGCGTCGCCTGCCTCGGCGTCATGGAATTGAGCGCCGCCCTCGAGCCGGCCCGCCGCGACCCCGCGCTCTTCCGGGAGGTGCTGGCGGCACGGCGCCTGCCCGGCCATCCGCCGGAGTCGATGGCCGATGGCGCTCCCGACGCCGTCGTCGCCGTGCGCCGCGCCCTCGAACGGGCCAGCCTGCTAGCCCGCCGCCTGCTGGCCGCGCTGGACGAGGCCGGCGCGCCGGCCGGCCCGATCCATGCGACCGGCGGCTGGGCGCGCTCGACCGGCTTCCTGGAGCTGCGCGCCAGCATTTTCGGCTGCCCCATCCATGCGGTCGAGGAGCCGGAGCTCACCGCGCTCGGCGCGGCCTTCCTTGCGGCGACGGCGGCGACGGGCGTGGCCCCGCGGCTGGAGGACACGCGCCGGGTCCGCATCGTCGAGCCGGTCGCCGCCTGGTGCGCGCCCTATGACCGCCTGTTTCCCGCCATCCGCCGCGAGCTCGACGCGGCGGTCCTTCGCAGCGATATGCCGGGCTTTCCTTCGCCGGAGCCGGCCCAGAGGAGCGCCCGTGGCCATCATTGA
- a CDS encoding dihydroxyacetone kinase family protein: protein MKKLINHPLEVVRDMLEGAVALAPGQALLADEAVVVQAGLPGPPQRAVAVISGGGSGHEPAHAGYVGDGMLTAAVAGDVFTSPSSDAVLAAIRATAGPAGAVLVVKNYTGDRLNFGLAAEMARAEGIPVEIVVVADDVALRDTVEESRRRGIAGTVLVHKVAGAAAASGAGLADVAGLARAAAGDIGSMGVALGSCTLPAVGRPSFSLEADEIELGLGIHGEPGVERTGMAGSAALVERLLTAIVADRSVSPGARVALLVNGLGATPPMELAIVARDALRGLEQRSIAVERAWCGTFLSALDMPGFSLSLMRLDDRRLQLLDARTDAPAWPGGGKLNPAPIVAVAPERDTSPRSADDGPSAPASPIRTAVMAAAQALIGAEAALTELDAKAGDGDLGASLARGAAAAMALPATAWTSPSTALVSLGHALRRAIAGSSGPFYATALLRAARQLSDVPDPAPGDWAAAFTSAVAAISDLGGAKPGDRTMIDALDPAAAAFRSAIAAGQAPGDAWRLAVAAAGAGRDATAGMQPRLGRASYLGARAVGIPDAGAAAVACWMEALGPHIR from the coding sequence ATGAAGAAGCTGATCAACCATCCCCTCGAGGTCGTCCGCGACATGCTGGAAGGGGCCGTGGCGCTGGCGCCGGGCCAGGCCCTGCTCGCCGACGAGGCCGTCGTCGTCCAGGCCGGCCTCCCCGGGCCGCCGCAGCGGGCCGTCGCGGTCATCTCCGGCGGCGGCAGCGGCCACGAGCCCGCCCATGCCGGCTATGTCGGCGATGGCATGCTGACGGCGGCGGTCGCCGGCGACGTCTTCACCTCGCCGAGCAGCGACGCCGTGCTGGCGGCGATCCGCGCCACGGCCGGACCAGCGGGCGCCGTGCTGGTCGTCAAGAACTATACCGGCGACCGGCTCAACTTCGGGCTGGCGGCGGAGATGGCGCGAGCCGAAGGCATCCCGGTCGAGATCGTCGTGGTCGCCGACGACGTCGCCTTGCGCGACACCGTCGAGGAGAGCCGGCGCCGCGGCATTGCCGGCACCGTCCTCGTCCACAAGGTCGCCGGCGCTGCGGCCGCCTCCGGTGCCGGCCTCGCCGACGTGGCCGGGCTGGCACGCGCCGCCGCCGGCGATATCGGCTCGATGGGCGTGGCGCTCGGCTCCTGCACGCTGCCGGCGGTCGGCCGCCCGAGCTTCTCGCTGGAGGCCGACGAGATCGAGCTCGGTCTCGGCATCCATGGCGAACCGGGCGTCGAGCGCACCGGGATGGCCGGGTCGGCCGCCTTGGTGGAACGCCTGCTGACCGCGATCGTGGCGGATCGCAGCGTCTCCCCTGGCGCGCGCGTGGCCCTGCTGGTCAACGGCCTCGGCGCCACGCCGCCGATGGAGCTGGCGATCGTGGCGAGGGACGCGCTGCGTGGCCTGGAGCAGCGGAGCATCGCGGTCGAGCGGGCCTGGTGCGGCACCTTCCTGTCCGCCCTCGACATGCCCGGTTTCTCGCTCTCGCTGATGCGGCTCGACGATCGGCGGCTGCAGCTGCTCGACGCGAGGACCGATGCCCCCGCCTGGCCCGGCGGCGGCAAGCTCAACCCGGCGCCGATCGTCGCGGTGGCGCCGGAGCGCGACACCTCGCCTCGTTCGGCCGACGACGGCCCGAGCGCCCCTGCCTCACCGATCCGCACGGCGGTGATGGCCGCGGCGCAGGCCCTCATCGGCGCGGAAGCTGCCCTGACCGAGCTCGACGCCAAGGCCGGCGACGGCGACCTCGGGGCGAGCCTGGCGCGCGGCGCGGCCGCCGCCATGGCGCTGCCCGCGACGGCATGGACCTCGCCGAGCACCGCCCTCGTGAGCCTCGGGCACGCCCTGCGCCGGGCCATCGCCGGCAGTTCCGGGCCGTTCTACGCCACCGCGCTGCTGCGGGCGGCTCGCCAGCTCTCCGACGTGCCGGACCCGGCCCCGGGCGACTGGGCCGCGGCGTTCACCAGCGCCGTGGCCGCCATCTCGGACCTCGGCGGCGCCAAGCCCGGGGACCGCACGATGATCGATGCGCTCGATCCGGCGGCCGCGGCGTTCCGCTCCGCGATCGCGGCCGGGCAGGCGCCGGGCGACGCCTGGCGGCTGGCGGTCGCAGCCGCCGGCGCGGGACGGGACGCGACGGCCGGGATGCAGCCCCGGCTCGGCCGCGCGAGCTATCTCGGGGCGAGGGCCGTCGGCATCCCCGATGCGGGCGCCGCGGCCGTCGCCTGCTGGATGGAGGCGCTCGGGCCGCACATCCGCTGA
- a CDS encoding ABC transporter ATP-binding protein, producing the protein MTDPALSIRGLEVRFPGLERPALDIPALDLAAAEQVALTGPSGSGKTTFVNILTGLARAPRGSVAWHGTDLAGLPEGARDRWRGTEVGLVMQEFHLFPGLGALENVLLPQRLRHLRLPDGATARARQLLERVGIGRTGQAVETMSRGQMQRVAVARALVGRPRIIVADEPTASLDAEAGAAVADLLLELAGEAQATLIVASHEARFIDRLARVLRLEAGRLA; encoded by the coding sequence GTGACGGATCCGGCCCTGAGCATCCGCGGCCTCGAGGTCCGCTTCCCCGGCCTGGAGCGGCCGGCCCTCGACATCCCGGCCCTCGATCTCGCCGCCGCCGAGCAGGTCGCCCTGACCGGCCCGTCGGGATCGGGCAAGACCACGTTCGTCAACATCCTGACCGGCCTCGCCCGCGCCCCCCGGGGCAGTGTCGCCTGGCACGGCACCGATCTCGCCGGGCTGCCCGAGGGTGCGCGCGACCGCTGGCGCGGCACCGAGGTCGGCCTGGTGATGCAGGAATTCCACCTGTTCCCCGGGCTCGGCGCCCTGGAGAATGTGCTGCTGCCGCAGCGCCTGCGCCATCTCAGGCTCCCGGACGGCGCCACGGCGCGAGCCCGGCAGCTCCTCGAGCGTGTCGGCATCGGCCGCACCGGCCAGGCCGTCGAGACCATGTCGCGCGGGCAGATGCAGCGCGTGGCGGTGGCGCGGGCCCTGGTCGGCCGTCCGCGCATCATCGTGGCGGACGAGCCGACCGCCAGCCTCGACGCCGAGGCCGGGGCGGCGGTCGCCGATCTCCTGCTCGAGCTCGCCGGGGAGGCGCAGGCGACCCTGATCGTCGCCAGCCACGAGGCCCGCTTCATCGACCGCCTCGCCCGGGTCCTCCGGCTCGAGGCCGGCCGCCTCGCCTGA
- a CDS encoding ABC transporter permease, which translates to MADLASHKSPAPAAGDRHAAWRLPLGWWAAVGAVGLLALLLFALPVARLALAALAPGGAFDPAGLADRLTRPSVVRATLNTLDTAAFGAVAALVIGVPVAVLVALSDLPGRRSLAFLFLLPLMIAPQVMALAFLHLLGPSSALLGAVGLAPPPGSANPLLGRGGIILLYGIQHAPIVFLTLRAGLTRVPRDLLDAARTAGAGPLRALATVVLPAVRPSLIAAAALAFVSGVGNFGIPALLGLPVNYLTLTTLIYQRISSFGPTGLPDAAALSMAIGLIALIGIGVQAVAVGARPIRLATGAPARIALGRAGPAFAVLAWLLIGLILILPAAALLATALVPTFGVPLTPATATLDNFAEVLTRQAATLRAFRNSTLLAGGAALVLALAAVLVAVVAERLPRPAQRLIQAGADLTYALPGIVLAIACILLFLRPLPLIGSLYGTAAIILVAYLMRFMSLALKPVTSAVGQVPRQLAEAAATSGAGPVRRLVGITLPLVAPSAAAGALLVFMSAFNELTVSALLWSGGNETLGVVLFSLEEAGLGTQAAAIAVTTVAVTILLLALVDRLGRRLAPGVLPWR; encoded by the coding sequence ATGGCGGATCTGGCCTCGCACAAGTCCCCGGCGCCCGCCGCCGGGGACCGGCATGCCGCATGGCGGCTGCCCCTCGGCTGGTGGGCGGCGGTCGGCGCCGTCGGCCTGCTGGCGCTGCTGCTCTTCGCCCTGCCGGTGGCGCGGCTGGCGCTCGCCGCCCTCGCGCCCGGCGGTGCATTCGACCCGGCGGGCCTGGCGGATCGCCTGACGCGGCCCTCGGTGGTGCGCGCCACGCTCAACACCCTCGACACCGCCGCCTTCGGCGCCGTCGCCGCCCTGGTCATCGGCGTGCCGGTCGCCGTGCTGGTGGCCCTGAGCGATCTGCCGGGCCGGCGCAGCCTCGCCTTCCTCTTCCTGCTGCCGCTGATGATCGCGCCGCAGGTGATGGCCCTCGCCTTCCTGCACCTTCTCGGCCCGTCCAGCGCGCTGCTCGGCGCCGTCGGCCTCGCGCCGCCGCCCGGCAGCGCCAATCCGCTGCTCGGCCGTGGCGGCATCATCCTGCTCTACGGCATCCAGCACGCGCCGATCGTCTTCCTCACGCTGCGCGCCGGCCTGACGCGCGTGCCGCGCGACCTCCTCGATGCCGCGCGCACCGCCGGGGCCGGGCCGCTCAGGGCGCTGGCGACGGTGGTGCTGCCGGCGGTGCGGCCCTCCCTGATCGCGGCGGCGGCGCTCGCCTTCGTCTCCGGCGTCGGCAATTTCGGCATCCCCGCCCTGCTCGGCCTGCCGGTCAACTACCTCACCCTGACCACGCTGATCTACCAGCGGATCTCGAGCTTCGGCCCCACCGGCCTGCCGGATGCGGCGGCCCTGTCGATGGCGATCGGCCTCATCGCCCTCATCGGCATCGGCGTCCAGGCCGTGGCCGTGGGGGCGCGGCCGATCCGGCTTGCCACCGGCGCGCCGGCGCGGATCGCCCTCGGGCGCGCCGGCCCGGCCTTCGCCGTCCTCGCCTGGCTGCTGATCGGCCTGATCCTGATCCTGCCGGCGGCGGCACTGCTGGCGACGGCGCTGGTGCCGACCTTCGGCGTGCCGCTGACGCCGGCGACCGCGACGCTCGACAATTTCGCCGAGGTGCTGACCCGGCAGGCCGCGACCCTGCGCGCCTTCCGCAACTCCACCCTGCTCGCCGGCGGCGCCGCGCTGGTGCTGGCGCTCGCCGCGGTGCTGGTCGCCGTGGTCGCCGAGCGGCTGCCGCGGCCGGCGCAGCGCCTGATCCAGGCCGGCGCCGACCTCACCTATGCCCTGCCGGGCATCGTGCTCGCCATCGCCTGCATCCTGCTGTTCCTCCGGCCGCTGCCGCTGATCGGCAGCCTCTACGGCACGGCGGCGATCATCCTCGTCGCCTATCTCATGCGCTTCATGAGCCTGGCGCTGAAGCCGGTGACATCAGCGGTCGGGCAGGTGCCGCGCCAGCTGGCCGAGGCGGCCGCGACATCAGGCGCCGGGCCGGTGCGGCGCCTCGTCGGCATCACCCTGCCGCTGGTCGCCCCGTCCGCCGCCGCCGGCGCCCTCCTGGTGTTCATGAGCGCCTTCAACGAGCTCACCGTCTCGGCGCTGCTGTGGTCGGGCGGCAACGAGACGCTCGGCGTCGTGCTGTTCAGCCTGGAAGAGGCCGGGCTCGGCACCCAGGCGGCCGCCATCGCCGTGACGACGGTGGCGGTGACGATCCTGCTCCTCGCCCTGGTCGACCGGCTGGGACGGCGGCTCGCGCCCGGCGTCCTGCCCTGGCGCTGA
- a CDS encoding FtsX-like permease family protein, producing MFRFIAADLRRHWIGATAVLLIIAFATALGVMVTLQERALRLGSARAASAFDLVVGAPGSETQLVLSSVFLQPAPLPLLPGSVLAGLRADPRVAWAAPIGFGDFAGEAPVVGTTQDLVIGLGGVAEGRGFARLGEAVVGARAALAPGETFHPLHGRLHEGGEAHASVTYTVVGRLAPTGTAWDRAVLVPIEAVWRVHGHAAGEAANADAEGQHADHDHDHDGHAEAALDLDTAIDLEATASPVAPGVPAILVKPRTIADAYKLRQAFRTERTLAVFPGEVLTRLYGTLGDARLILAAVAAAAQLLVAAAILLVVAVQVLQRRRQIGALRAFGAPRAAVFAIVWLEVFLVSGAGMLAGFVLGYGAARLASSMLTAASGVALPVAFVAADALSLAVLVGLAALVAAAPAVLAYRQAPASALRA from the coding sequence ATGTTCAGGTTCATCGCAGCGGATCTCCGGCGCCACTGGATCGGCGCGACCGCGGTCCTGCTGATCATCGCCTTCGCCACCGCGCTCGGGGTGATGGTGACGCTGCAGGAGCGGGCGCTGCGCCTCGGCAGCGCCCGGGCGGCGAGCGCCTTCGATCTCGTGGTCGGCGCGCCGGGCAGCGAGACGCAGCTCGTGCTCTCCTCGGTCTTCCTGCAGCCGGCGCCCCTGCCGCTGCTGCCCGGCAGCGTGCTCGCCGGCCTCAGGGCCGATCCGCGCGTCGCCTGGGCGGCGCCGATCGGCTTCGGCGACTTCGCCGGCGAGGCCCCCGTCGTCGGCACCACCCAGGACCTGGTGATCGGGCTCGGCGGCGTCGCGGAGGGCCGTGGATTCGCCCGGCTGGGCGAGGCGGTCGTCGGCGCGCGGGCGGCGCTGGCGCCGGGCGAGACCTTCCACCCCCTGCACGGCCGCCTGCACGAGGGCGGGGAGGCGCATGCCTCCGTCACCTACACCGTCGTCGGCCGCCTGGCGCCGACCGGCACGGCCTGGGACCGGGCCGTGCTCGTGCCGATCGAGGCGGTCTGGCGCGTGCACGGCCACGCGGCGGGGGAGGCGGCTAACGCCGACGCCGAGGGCCAGCACGCGGACCACGATCATGACCATGACGGGCACGCCGAGGCCGCGCTCGATCTCGACACCGCGATTGATCTGGAGGCGACGGCTTCGCCCGTCGCGCCCGGCGTCCCCGCGATCCTGGTCAAGCCGCGGACCATTGCCGACGCCTACAAGCTCCGGCAGGCGTTCCGCACCGAGCGGACCCTCGCCGTCTTCCCGGGCGAGGTGCTGACCCGGCTCTACGGCACGCTCGGCGATGCCCGGCTGATCCTCGCCGCCGTCGCCGCCGCGGCGCAGCTGCTGGTGGCCGCGGCCATCCTGCTGGTCGTGGCGGTGCAGGTCCTGCAGCGCCGTCGCCAGATCGGCGCGCTCCGGGCCTTCGGCGCGCCGCGTGCGGCGGTCTTCGCCATCGTCTGGCTGGAAGTGTTCCTGGTCAGCGGCGCCGGCATGCTCGCCGGCTTCGTCCTGGGCTACGGCGCGGCGCGGCTCGCCTCCTCCATGTTGACGGCGGCGAGCGGCGTCGCCCTGCCCGTGGCCTTCGTCGCGGCGGACGCGCTGTCGCTCGCCGTGCTTGTCGGCCTGGCGGCCCTGGTCGCCGCAGCGCCGGCGGTCCTCGCCTACCGGCAGGCGCCGGCCAGCGCCCTGCGGGCCTGA